One genomic region from Streptomyces venezuelae encodes:
- a CDS encoding S8 family serine peptidase has protein sequence MTTPETRSSIPGSSTPGHRRAARIAAAAGLVAALVATGAAPVLATEAPVTTPPVKSSNPADKLGAIDAQRLTEAQASGEKNVTVLVATAPGATEQVAGQLDAVPGASVGKQQDALGYVRATLPTAKAEAAIKAATKLSSVQSIDLQAEIVLDDPTPDAGAATGGVDGTTVTTTYPAPGKNTPAKNPYNPSHETGAVDFVKDHPKADGRGVTIGILDSGVDLGHPALQKTTTGERKIVDWVTATDPITEGDATWRLQNLPVAGPVFTASTQSWKAPEGSYQFSRFLESVTAGGDPAGDINRDGDTTDVFGLLYDPAAGTVRVDSDQNNDFTDNEPMKPYKNGYQIGYFGTDNPATEVVEKTPFVVEIRKDVAMDPLGGSWVGQKRDFVNVGLVESSHGTHVAGITAANSLFGGRMNGAAPGAKIVSSRACTWTGGCTNTALTEGMTDLVVNRGVDIVNMSIGGLPQQNDGDNVRSRLYTRLIDTYGVQLVISAGNSGPGINTIGDPSLADKVISVGAAVSKETWAANYGSAVEKKYAMFPFSSRGPREDGGFTPTITAPGSSVNTIPTWQAGAGVPESGYALPAGYGMLNGTSMSAPQAAGASALLLSAAKQKGIALSPLTLRTALTSTAQRISGVAAHEQGSGLIDIEEAWDSIKDGATAHDYKVEAPVDTAIFPAPHTGTGVYDREGDLKVGQKRVYDVTITRTSGPDRSIEHELDLKYNDGTFRILGDDEIDLPLNKPVTVKLQARAATAGAHSVILEADDERTEGVDKQILATSIVASDLVAPGYGFSASGSVQRNSTKHYFVTVPEGAKTLEISLAGLKAKSQTRFIAIHPYGVPVDPTATTGCYPHYNPANTCRPDLRSYANPTPGVWEIEVESRRTSPDLDNPYTLGVSVLGADFDPAVQTVAEAKIGTPAPVQWTVTNRFAGIQGALKGGSLGSQKSETPTIQHHEKQTKTVTIGEGVERLDIAIGNTSDKAADLDLTVSLNGKQVAQSADGDSEESVSLVKPAAGTYTVVIDGYAVHAEGGTTYDYKDVYFSSALGTVQVDASKTYPLANGASAQVAAEVVVAGAAPEGRQFFGEVQLVNARGTVAGSGSVLIGAVTP, from the coding sequence ATGACCACCCCCGAAACTCGGAGCTCCATACCCGGAAGCTCGACGCCCGGGCACAGACGAGCGGCCCGTATCGCCGCCGCTGCCGGCCTGGTCGCCGCGCTCGTCGCGACCGGCGCCGCGCCCGTGCTCGCCACCGAGGCACCGGTGACCACTCCCCCGGTGAAGTCCTCGAACCCGGCCGACAAGCTCGGCGCCATCGACGCCCAGCGCCTCACCGAGGCCCAGGCGAGCGGCGAGAAGAACGTCACCGTCCTCGTCGCCACCGCCCCCGGCGCCACCGAGCAGGTCGCGGGCCAGCTCGACGCCGTCCCCGGCGCCTCCGTCGGCAAGCAGCAGGACGCCCTCGGCTACGTCCGCGCGACGCTGCCGACCGCGAAGGCCGAGGCCGCCATCAAGGCCGCCACGAAGCTCTCCTCCGTCCAGTCGATCGACCTCCAGGCCGAGATCGTCCTGGACGACCCGACCCCGGACGCGGGCGCTGCCACGGGTGGCGTCGACGGCACCACCGTCACCACGACGTACCCGGCCCCGGGCAAGAACACCCCGGCGAAGAACCCGTACAACCCCTCGCACGAGACGGGCGCGGTCGACTTCGTCAAGGACCACCCGAAGGCCGACGGCCGCGGCGTGACCATCGGCATCCTGGACTCCGGCGTCGACCTCGGTCACCCGGCCCTCCAGAAGACCACCACCGGCGAGCGCAAGATCGTCGACTGGGTCACCGCCACCGACCCGATCACCGAGGGCGACGCCACCTGGCGTCTGCAGAACCTCCCGGTCGCGGGCCCGGTCTTCACCGCCTCCACGCAGAGCTGGAAGGCGCCCGAGGGCTCCTACCAGTTCAGCCGCTTCCTGGAGTCGGTCACCGCGGGCGGCGACCCGGCCGGTGACATCAACCGCGACGGCGACACCACCGACGTCTTCGGCCTGCTGTACGACCCGGCCGCCGGCACCGTCCGCGTGGACAGCGACCAGAACAACGACTTCACGGACAACGAGCCGATGAAGCCGTACAAGAACGGGTACCAGATCGGCTACTTCGGTACCGACAACCCGGCCACCGAGGTCGTCGAGAAGACGCCGTTCGTCGTCGAGATCCGCAAGGACGTCGCGATGGACCCGCTCGGCGGCAGCTGGGTCGGCCAGAAGCGCGACTTCGTCAACGTCGGCCTCGTCGAGTCCTCGCACGGCACGCACGTCGCCGGCATCACCGCGGCCAACAGCCTCTTCGGCGGCCGGATGAACGGCGCGGCCCCCGGCGCGAAGATCGTCTCCTCGCGCGCCTGCACCTGGACCGGCGGCTGCACCAACACCGCCCTCACCGAGGGCATGACGGACCTCGTCGTCAACCGCGGCGTCGACATCGTCAACATGTCGATCGGCGGCCTGCCGCAGCAGAACGACGGCGACAACGTCCGCTCGCGCCTCTACACCCGCCTGATCGACACGTACGGCGTCCAGCTGGTCATCTCGGCCGGCAACTCGGGCCCCGGCATCAACACGATCGGCGACCCCTCGCTGGCCGACAAGGTCATCTCGGTCGGCGCGGCCGTCTCCAAGGAGACCTGGGCCGCCAACTACGGCTCGGCCGTCGAGAAGAAGTACGCCATGTTCCCCTTCTCCTCGCGCGGCCCGCGTGAGGACGGCGGCTTCACCCCGACGATCACCGCCCCCGGCTCGTCCGTGAACACCATCCCGACCTGGCAGGCCGGCGCCGGTGTCCCCGAGTCCGGCTACGCGCTGCCCGCCGGTTACGGCATGCTCAACGGCACCTCGATGTCCGCGCCGCAGGCGGCGGGCGCGAGCGCGCTGCTGCTCTCGGCCGCGAAGCAGAAGGGCATCGCCCTCTCGCCGCTGACCCTGCGCACCGCCCTCACCTCGACCGCGCAGCGCATCTCCGGTGTCGCCGCACACGAGCAGGGCTCGGGCCTCATCGACATCGAGGAGGCCTGGGACTCGATCAAGGACGGCGCCACGGCGCACGACTACAAGGTCGAGGCCCCGGTCGACACCGCGATCTTCCCGGCCCCGCACACCGGCACCGGTGTGTACGACCGTGAGGGCGACCTCAAGGTCGGCCAGAAGCGCGTCTACGACGTCACGATCACGCGCACGAGCGGCCCGGACCGGTCGATCGAGCACGAGCTCGACCTCAAGTACAACGACGGCACCTTCCGCATCCTCGGCGACGACGAGATCGACCTGCCGCTGAACAAGCCGGTCACCGTCAAGCTCCAGGCCCGTGCCGCCACCGCCGGCGCGCACAGCGTCATCCTGGAGGCCGACGACGAGCGCACCGAGGGCGTCGACAAGCAGATCCTCGCCACCTCGATCGTCGCGAGCGACCTGGTCGCCCCGGGCTACGGCTTCTCCGCCTCCGGCTCGGTGCAGCGCAACAGCACGAAGCACTACTTCGTCACCGTGCCCGAGGGCGCCAAGACGCTGGAGATCTCGCTGGCCGGTCTGAAGGCGAAGAGCCAGACCCGCTTCATCGCGATCCACCCGTACGGCGTGCCGGTCGACCCGACCGCCACCACGGGTTGCTACCCGCACTACAACCCGGCCAACACCTGCCGCCCGGACCTCCGGTCCTACGCGAACCCGACGCCCGGCGTCTGGGAGATCGAGGTCGAGTCCCGCCGTACGTCGCCGGACCTGGACAACCCGTACACCCTGGGTGTCTCCGTCCTCGGCGCCGACTTCGACCCGGCCGTCCAGACGGTCGCCGAGGCGAAGATCGGCACCCCGGCCCCGGTCCAGTGGACGGTCACGAACCGCTTCGCGGGCATCCAGGGCGCCCTGAAGGGCGGCTCCCTCGGCTCGCAGAAGAGCGAGACGCCGACCATCCAGCACCACGAGAAGCAGACGAAGACCGTCACCATCGGTGAGGGCGTCGAGCGTCTCGACATCGCCATCGGCAACACCTCCGACAAGGCCGCCGACCTCGACCTCACGGTCAGCCTGAACGGCAAGCAGGTCGCCCAGTCGGCCGACGGCGACTCGGAGGAGTCCGTCTCCCTCGTGAAGCCGGCCGCGGGCACGTACACCGTCGTCATCGACGGCTACGCGGTGCACGCCGAGGGCGGCACCACGTACGACTACAAGGACGTGTACTTCTCGTCCGCGCTCGGCACCGTCCAGGTCGACGCCTCGAAGACGTACCCCCTGGCCAACGGCGCGTCCGCCCAGGTGGCGGCCGAGGTCGTGGTCGCCGGTGCGGCTCCCGAGGGCCGTCAGTTCTTCGGCGAGGTCCAGCTGGTCAACGCCCGCGGCACCGTCGCGGGCTCCGGCAGCGTCCTGATCGGCGCCGTCACCCCGTAG
- a CDS encoding aspartate-semialdehyde dehydrogenase, whose amino-acid sequence MKVGIVGATGQVGTVMRSILAERNFPLDELRLFASARSAGTVVDGVTVEDASTADYTGLDIVLFSAGGATSKALAEKVASQGAVVIDNSSAWRRDPEVPLVVSEVNPHAIKDRPKGIIANPNCTTMAAMPVLKPLHQEAGLTALIATTYQAVSGSGVAGVAELRTQACAVAENADQLAFDGEAVEFPEPAVYKRPIAFNVVPLAGSIVDDGSFETDEEQKLRNESRKILEIPELKVSGTCVRVPVFSGHSLQVNVRFERPIGVERAYELLKDAEGVVLSEIPTPLQAAGKDASYVGRIRVDETVENGLALFLSNDNLRKGAALNAVQIAELVAAELKG is encoded by the coding sequence GTGAAGGTCGGAATCGTCGGAGCCACCGGTCAGGTCGGCACAGTCATGCGCAGCATCCTGGCCGAGCGGAACTTCCCCCTCGACGAGCTGCGGCTCTTCGCCTCCGCGCGCTCCGCCGGCACCGTCGTCGACGGTGTCACGGTCGAGGACGCCTCCACCGCCGACTACACCGGCCTGGACATCGTCCTCTTCTCCGCCGGCGGCGCCACCTCCAAGGCCCTCGCCGAGAAGGTCGCCTCGCAGGGCGCCGTCGTGATCGACAACTCCTCCGCCTGGCGCCGTGACCCCGAGGTCCCGCTGGTCGTCTCCGAGGTCAACCCGCACGCGATCAAGGACCGTCCCAAGGGCATCATCGCCAACCCGAACTGCACCACGATGGCCGCCATGCCGGTCCTCAAGCCCCTCCACCAGGAGGCCGGCCTCACCGCGCTGATCGCCACCACCTACCAGGCCGTCTCCGGCTCGGGCGTGGCCGGTGTCGCCGAGCTGCGCACGCAGGCGTGTGCCGTCGCCGAGAACGCCGACCAGCTGGCCTTCGACGGCGAGGCCGTGGAGTTCCCCGAGCCGGCCGTCTACAAGCGCCCGATCGCCTTCAACGTGGTCCCGCTCGCCGGTTCGATCGTCGACGACGGCTCCTTCGAGACCGACGAGGAGCAGAAGCTCCGCAACGAGTCCCGCAAGATCCTGGAGATCCCGGAGCTCAAGGTCTCCGGCACCTGCGTGCGCGTCCCGGTCTTCTCGGGCCACTCCCTCCAGGTCAACGTCCGCTTCGAGCGCCCGATCGGCGTCGAGCGCGCCTACGAGCTGCTGAAGGACGCCGAGGGCGTCGTACTCTCCGAGATCCCGACCCCGCTCCAGGCCGCCGGCAAGGACGCCTCGTACGTCGGCCGCATCCGCGTGGACGAGACGGTCGAGAACGGCCTCGCGCTGTTCCTCTCCAACGACAACCTCCGCAAGGGCGCCGCGCTGAACGCGGTGCAGATCGCGGAGCTCGTCGCGGCCGAGCTCAAGGGCTGA